The following are encoded in a window of Nocardia sp. BMG111209 genomic DNA:
- the gyrA gene encoding DNA gyrase subunit A — translation MTETSLPPSGGDRIEPVDIQQEMQNSYIDYAMSVIVGRALPEVRDGLKPVHRRILYAMYDNGYRPDRSYVKSARPVSETMGNYHPHGDSAIYDTLVRMAQPWAMRYPLVDGQGNFGSRGNDGAAAMRYTECRLTPLAMELLREIDHETVDFIPNYDGKTQEPVVLPARVPNLLMNGSNGIAVGMATNIPPHNLRELAEAIYWTLENHEADEETMLAACMERVKGPDFPTYGMIVGSQGIHDAYTTGRGSIRMRGVVEIEEDNRGRTTIVITELPYQVNTDNFINSIAEQVKDGKIAGVADIHDESSDRVGMRIVVTIKRDAIAKVVLNNLYKHTQLQTSFGANMLSIVQGVPRTLRLDQMIRLYVDHQLDVIVRRTRYLLRKAQERAHILRGLVKALDALDEVIALIRRSADTETARTGLMTLLEIDEIQATAILDMQLRRLSALERQKIVDELTKIEAEIADLEDILAKPERQRAIVRDELKEIVDKYGDDRRTKIIAADGDVADEDLIAREDVVVTITATGYAKRTKTDLYRSQKRGGKGVQGAGLKQDDLVQHFFITSTHDWLLFFTNLGRVYRAKAYELPEAARTARGQHVANLLAFQPDEKIAQVIQIQSYEDASYLVLATRNGLVKKSKLTDFDSNRSGGIVAVNLRDGDELVGAALCSSEDDLLLVSAHGQSIRFSANDEVLRPMGRATSGVQGMRFNTDDELLSLNVVREETYLLVATAGGYAKRTAIDEYTAQGRGGKGVLTIQYDPKRGNLVGALIVDDEDELYAITSGGGVIRTAANQVRKAGRQTKGVRLMNLGEGDTLLAIARNADEPDQVSGVDDTDGS, via the coding sequence ATGACCGAGACCTCTCTGCCCCCCAGCGGTGGCGACCGTATCGAACCGGTCGACATCCAGCAGGAGATGCAGAACTCCTACATCGATTACGCGATGAGCGTGATCGTCGGCCGCGCGCTGCCGGAGGTGCGCGACGGCCTGAAGCCGGTGCACCGCCGCATCCTCTACGCGATGTACGACAACGGTTATCGGCCCGACCGCAGCTATGTGAAGTCGGCCCGCCCGGTCTCCGAGACCATGGGTAACTACCACCCGCACGGCGACTCGGCCATCTACGACACCCTGGTCCGGATGGCCCAGCCGTGGGCGATGCGCTACCCGCTGGTCGACGGCCAGGGCAACTTCGGCAGCCGCGGCAACGACGGCGCCGCCGCCATGCGCTACACCGAATGCCGGCTCACCCCGCTGGCGATGGAGCTGCTGCGCGAGATCGACCACGAGACGGTCGATTTCATCCCCAACTACGACGGCAAGACCCAAGAGCCGGTCGTGCTGCCGGCGCGTGTCCCCAACCTGTTGATGAACGGCAGCAACGGGATCGCGGTCGGCATGGCCACCAACATCCCGCCGCACAACCTGCGCGAGCTGGCCGAGGCGATCTACTGGACGCTGGAGAACCACGAGGCCGACGAGGAGACCATGCTCGCGGCCTGTATGGAGCGGGTGAAGGGGCCGGACTTCCCGACCTACGGCATGATCGTCGGCAGCCAGGGCATCCACGACGCCTACACCACCGGCCGGGGTTCGATCCGGATGCGCGGCGTGGTGGAGATCGAGGAGGACAATCGCGGTCGCACCACGATCGTCATCACCGAGCTGCCGTACCAGGTCAACACGGACAACTTCATCAACTCGATCGCGGAGCAGGTGAAGGACGGCAAGATCGCCGGCGTCGCCGACATCCACGACGAGTCCTCCGACCGCGTCGGCATGCGCATCGTCGTCACGATCAAGCGGGACGCGATCGCCAAGGTCGTGCTGAACAATCTGTACAAGCACACCCAGCTGCAGACCAGCTTCGGCGCCAACATGCTCTCGATCGTCCAGGGCGTGCCGCGCACCCTGCGCCTGGATCAGATGATCCGGCTGTACGTCGATCACCAGTTGGATGTCATCGTCCGGCGCACCCGGTACCTGTTGCGCAAGGCCCAGGAGCGGGCCCACATCCTGCGCGGCCTGGTCAAGGCGCTCGACGCGCTCGACGAGGTCATCGCCCTGATCCGGCGCTCGGCCGATACCGAGACCGCCCGGACCGGCTTGATGACCCTGCTCGAGATCGACGAGATCCAGGCCACCGCGATCCTCGACATGCAGCTGCGTCGTCTGTCCGCGCTCGAGCGGCAGAAGATCGTCGACGAGTTGACCAAGATCGAGGCCGAGATCGCGGACCTCGAGGACATCCTGGCGAAGCCGGAGCGGCAGCGCGCGATCGTCCGCGACGAGCTGAAGGAGATCGTCGACAAATACGGCGACGACCGGCGCACCAAGATCATCGCGGCCGACGGCGATGTGGCCGACGAGGATCTGATCGCCCGCGAGGACGTGGTGGTCACCATCACCGCGACCGGTTATGCCAAGCGCACCAAGACCGATCTGTACCGCAGCCAGAAGCGCGGCGGCAAGGGTGTGCAGGGCGCCGGCCTCAAGCAGGACGACCTGGTCCAGCACTTCTTCATCACGTCCACGCACGACTGGCTGCTGTTCTTCACCAACCTCGGCCGGGTGTACCGGGCGAAGGCCTACGAACTGCCGGAGGCGGCCCGTACCGCGCGCGGTCAGCACGTGGCCAATCTGCTGGCGTTCCAGCCGGACGAGAAGATCGCTCAGGTCATCCAGATCCAGTCGTACGAGGACGCGTCCTATCTGGTGCTCGCGACGCGCAACGGTTTGGTCAAGAAATCGAAACTTACCGATTTCGATTCCAACCGTTCCGGTGGCATCGTGGCGGTCAATCTCCGTGACGGAGACGAATTGGTCGGCGCCGCGCTGTGCTCGTCCGAGGACGATCTGCTGCTCGTTTCGGCGCACGGTCAGTCCATTCGGTTCTCCGCGAACGACGAGGTGTTGCGGCCGATGGGCCGGGCCACCTCGGGTGTGCAGGGTATGCGTTTCAACACCGACGACGAGCTGCTGTCGCTGAATGTCGTCCGGGAGGAGACATATCTGCTGGTAGCGACCGCGGGCGGCTATGCCAAGCGCACCGCGATCGACGAGTACACCGCACAGGGCCGCGGGGGTAAAGGGGTGCTGACGATCCAGTACGACCCCAAGCGTGGCAACCTGGTGGGTGCTCTGATCGTCGACGACGAGGACGAGCTCTACGCGATCACCTCCGGGGGCGGTGTCATCCGGACGGCTGCGAATCAGGTACGGAAAGCGGGCCGACAGACCAAGGGTGTGCGATTGATGAACCTCGGCGAGGGCGATACGTTGCTTGCAATCGCTCGCAATGCCGACGAGCCCGATCAGGTTTCCGGCGTTGACGACACCGATGGTTCGTAG
- the gyrB gene encoding DNA topoisomerase (ATP-hydrolyzing) subunit B — MAANDSNASGTTRAKAGNQEYGASNIKVLEGLEAVRLRPGMYIGSTGERGLHHLIWEVVDNSVDEAMAGYATRVDVTLLADGGVEVIDDGRGIPVEMHEQGVPTVEVVMTQLHAGGKFDSDAYAVSGGLHGVGISVVNALSTRMEVEIDTAGYHWSQEYKDAKPSKLIQGEPTKRTGTTQRFWADPEVFETTTYNFETVARRLQEMAFLNKGLTITLTDQRVTAADVIDEVVSETAEAPKHEESAPVEQKVKTRTYYYPGGLEDFVKHINRTKQPIHNSIVSFQGKGTGHELEIAMQWNSGYSESVHTFANTINTHEGGTHEEGFRAALTTVVNKYAKDKKLVKEKEPALSGEDIREGLAAIVSVKVSNPQFEGQTKTKLGNTEVKSFVQRTCNEHLAHWFEANPADAKTIVQKAVSSAQARAAARKARELVRRKSATDLGGLPGKLADCRSKDPARSEIYIVEGDSAGGSAKSGRDSMYQAILPIRGKIINVEKARIDRVLKNTEVQSIITAFGTGIHDEFDLTKLRYHKIVLMADADVDGQHISTLLLTLLFRFMRPLVEHGHVYLAQPPLYKLKWQRSEPEFAYSDRERDGLLERGQATGKKINKDDGIQRYKGLGEMNPKELWETTMDPSVRVLRQVTLDDAAAADELFSILMGEDVEARRSFITRNAKDVRFLDV, encoded by the coding sequence GTGGCTGCCAACGACTCCAACGCAAGTGGTACGACCAGGGCGAAAGCGGGCAACCAGGAATACGGTGCCTCCAACATCAAGGTCCTCGAGGGCCTGGAGGCCGTCCGCCTCCGGCCGGGTATGTACATCGGCTCCACCGGCGAGCGCGGTCTGCACCACCTCATCTGGGAGGTTGTGGACAACTCCGTCGACGAGGCGATGGCCGGCTACGCCACCAGGGTCGACGTCACCCTGCTCGCCGACGGCGGCGTCGAGGTCATCGATGACGGCCGCGGCATCCCGGTGGAAATGCACGAGCAGGGCGTGCCCACCGTCGAGGTCGTCATGACCCAGCTGCACGCCGGCGGCAAATTCGACTCCGATGCCTACGCCGTCTCCGGCGGTCTGCACGGCGTCGGCATCTCGGTGGTGAACGCGCTGTCCACCCGCATGGAAGTGGAGATCGACACCGCCGGCTACCACTGGAGCCAGGAATACAAGGATGCCAAGCCGAGCAAGCTGATCCAGGGCGAGCCCACCAAGCGGACCGGCACCACCCAGCGGTTCTGGGCCGATCCCGAGGTCTTCGAGACCACGACGTACAACTTCGAGACGGTCGCGCGCCGCCTGCAGGAGATGGCCTTCCTCAACAAGGGCCTCACCATCACCCTCACCGATCAGCGGGTGACGGCCGCCGACGTGATCGACGAGGTGGTCAGCGAGACCGCCGAGGCGCCCAAGCACGAGGAGAGCGCGCCGGTCGAGCAGAAGGTGAAGACCCGCACCTACTACTACCCGGGCGGGCTCGAGGATTTCGTCAAGCACATCAACCGCACCAAGCAGCCGATCCACAACTCGATCGTGTCGTTCCAGGGCAAGGGCACCGGCCACGAACTCGAGATCGCGATGCAGTGGAACTCGGGTTATTCCGAATCCGTCCACACCTTCGCCAACACCATCAACACCCACGAGGGCGGCACTCACGAGGAGGGCTTCCGCGCGGCGCTCACCACGGTGGTGAACAAGTACGCCAAGGACAAGAAGCTGGTCAAAGAGAAGGAACCGGCCCTGTCCGGTGAGGACATCCGCGAGGGCCTGGCCGCCATCGTCAGCGTGAAGGTCAGCAATCCCCAGTTCGAGGGGCAGACCAAGACCAAACTCGGCAACACCGAGGTGAAGTCGTTCGTGCAGCGCACCTGCAACGAGCACCTCGCGCACTGGTTCGAGGCGAATCCGGCCGACGCGAAGACGATCGTGCAGAAGGCGGTGTCCTCGGCGCAGGCCCGCGCGGCCGCGCGCAAGGCCCGGGAGTTGGTGCGCCGCAAGAGCGCCACCGATCTCGGCGGCCTGCCCGGCAAGCTGGCCGACTGCCGCTCCAAGGATCCGGCCCGGTCCGAGATCTACATCGTGGAGGGCGATTCCGCCGGTGGCTCGGCCAAATCCGGCCGCGACTCGATGTACCAGGCGATCCTGCCGATCCGCGGCAAGATCATCAACGTCGAGAAGGCGCGCATCGACCGGGTGCTCAAGAACACCGAGGTGCAGTCGATCATCACGGCGTTCGGCACCGGCATCCACGACGAGTTCGACCTCACCAAGCTGCGCTATCACAAGATCGTGCTGATGGCCGATGCCGACGTGGACGGCCAGCACATCTCGACGCTGCTGCTGACGCTGCTGTTCCGGTTCATGCGTCCGCTGGTCGAGCACGGGCACGTCTATCTGGCGCAGCCGCCGCTGTACAAGCTGAAGTGGCAGCGCAGCGAGCCCGAATTCGCCTATTCCGACCGCGAGCGCGACGGCCTGCTGGAGCGTGGTCAGGCGACCGGCAAGAAGATCAACAAGGACGACGGCATCCAGCGCTACAAAGGCCTCGGCGAGATGAACCCGAAGGAACTGTGGGAGACCACCATGGATCCGAGCGTGCGGGTACTTCGTCAAGTGACGCTGGACGACGCGGCCGCGGCCGACGAGCTGTTCAGCATCCTGATGGGTGAGGACGTGGAGGCACGTCGCAGCTTCATCACCCGCAATGCCAAGGACGTCCGGTTCCTCGATGTGTAG
- a CDS encoding DUF721 family protein, whose translation MTDDYEHDTDSSYRTSGSGSPAGAAGDVPAADSSPGSPDGALRGVDLARRALEEARAAARASGKAVGQGRASPRRGGVRALRRRGGGWSGSRPDERDPQLLSSLAGSLAKSRGWSTRVAEGMVFGRWPTVVGEDIASHATPISLTDGVLSVQAESTAWATQLRMLQSQLLAKINAAVGQGVVTTLKISGPAAPSWRKGERHIKGRGPRDTYG comes from the coding sequence ATGACCGACGATTACGAGCACGACACCGACTCGTCGTATCGGACGTCCGGCTCCGGCTCGCCGGCGGGTGCCGCCGGCGACGTCCCGGCCGCGGATTCATCCCCAGGTTCCCCCGACGGCGCGCTGCGCGGCGTCGATCTGGCCCGCCGAGCCCTGGAGGAGGCCCGGGCGGCGGCTCGGGCCAGCGGTAAGGCGGTCGGTCAGGGCCGGGCCTCACCGCGCCGCGGCGGAGTGCGCGCGCTGCGCCGGCGCGGTGGCGGCTGGTCGGGCTCGCGGCCGGACGAGCGTGATCCCCAACTGCTCTCCAGCCTGGCGGGTTCGCTGGCCAAGAGCCGCGGCTGGTCCACCCGAGTCGCCGAGGGCATGGTGTTCGGCCGCTGGCCGACCGTCGTCGGCGAGGACATCGCCTCGCACGCGACACCGATCTCGCTGACCGACGGGGTGCTCAGCGTGCAGGCCGAATCCACCGCCTGGGCGACCCAGCTGCGGATGCTCCAGTCCCAGCTGCTCGCGAAGATCAACGCGGCCGTCGGTCAGGGCGTGGTCACCACGCTGAAGATCAGCGGCCCGGCGGCGCCCAGCTGGCGCAAGGGTGAGCGGCACATCAAGGGCCGCGGGCCGCGCGACACCTACGGTTGA
- the recF gene encoding DNA replication/repair protein RecF, whose translation MYIRSLTLRDFRSWEQAELELPAGRTVFLGANGNGKTNLIEAIGYLSTLGSHRVAAEAPLLRIGTPRARVGATVVNSGRELRIDVELNQGSANRAQINRSPVRRTREILGILQTVLFAPEDLALVRGDPSERRRFLDELCTARLPRLAAVRADYDRVLRQRSALLKTAGRQARSRSAGTELSTLDVWDGHLAVHGAELLAQRLSLVHELAPYLVEAYRSIAPESRAAAIGYRSGYLPAEYLDPGRPPDPGDVEQLQAVLLRELTAARPKELERGVCLVGPHRDDLELMLGSAPAKGFASHGESWSFALALRLAAFELLRSAGSDPVLLLDDVFAELDRRRRSALAAVAAGAEQVLITAAVPEDVPPELEANPIRVETAGETDRRTSRVDADGPELSGAPAEVVHSHAG comes from the coding sequence GTGTACATCCGGTCATTGACGCTGCGTGACTTCCGCTCCTGGGAGCAGGCCGAGCTCGAACTCCCCGCGGGCCGCACCGTTTTCCTCGGCGCCAACGGCAACGGCAAGACCAATCTGATCGAGGCGATCGGTTACTTGTCCACACTCGGTTCACACCGGGTGGCCGCCGAGGCCCCGCTGCTGCGGATCGGCACCCCCCGGGCCCGGGTCGGGGCCACGGTGGTCAACTCCGGCCGCGAGCTGCGCATCGATGTCGAACTCAATCAGGGTTCGGCGAACCGGGCCCAGATCAACCGCTCGCCGGTCCGTCGCACCCGCGAGATCCTCGGAATTCTGCAGACGGTCTTGTTCGCGCCGGAGGATCTCGCGCTGGTCCGCGGCGATCCGTCCGAGCGCCGCCGCTTCCTCGACGAGTTGTGCACAGCCCGGTTGCCCCGGCTGGCCGCGGTGCGGGCCGACTACGACCGAGTGCTGCGGCAGCGGTCGGCGTTGTTGAAGACCGCCGGTCGGCAGGCCCGATCGCGCTCCGCCGGGACCGAACTGAGCACGCTGGACGTCTGGGACGGGCATCTCGCCGTCCACGGCGCCGAACTGCTGGCCCAGCGGCTGTCACTGGTCCACGAGCTGGCCCCGTACCTGGTCGAGGCGTATCGGTCCATCGCCCCCGAATCGCGGGCCGCGGCCATCGGATATCGCAGCGGCTACCTGCCCGCGGAATATCTGGATCCCGGACGGCCTCCCGATCCGGGCGACGTCGAACAGCTGCAGGCCGTACTGCTGCGGGAACTCACCGCCGCCCGCCCGAAGGAGCTGGAACGCGGCGTCTGCCTGGTCGGCCCGCATCGGGACGACCTGGAGCTCATGCTGGGTTCCGCACCGGCCAAGGGATTCGCGAGCCACGGCGAGTCCTGGTCCTTCGCGCTGGCGCTGCGGCTGGCGGCCTTCGAACTGCTGCGCAGCGCCGGTAGCGATCCGGTGCTGCTGCTCGACGACGTGTTCGCCGAACTGGACCGGCGACGGCGGTCCGCGCTGGCCGCCGTCGCCGCCGGCGCCGAACAGGTACTCATCACCGCCGCGGTCCCCGAGGACGTCCCGCCCGAACTCGAGGCGAATCCGATCCGGGTGGAGACCGCCGGCGAGACCGACCGTCGCACCTCCCGGGTCGATGCCGACGGGCCGGAGCTGTCCGGCGCGCCCGCCGAAGTTGTCCACAGCCACGCCGGTTGA
- the dnaN gene encoding DNA polymerase III subunit beta, producing MELASMKFRVAREDFAESVAWVARSLPSRPPVPVLGGVLLVADESGLTVSGFDYEVSAQMRVAAEVAGPGQVLVSGRLLADITKALPNKPVDVSVDGTRVLIACGSAKFSLPTMPVEDYPQLPELPPQTGELGVDVFSQAVGQVAVAAGRDDTLPMLTGIRVELSGSQIVLAATDRFRLAVRHLEWQPGRPDVETAVLVPARTLSESAKTLGASDLPVQLAFGTGTDGLLGIVNGGRRTTTRLLDAEFPKFRQLLPKEHTSIATLQVSALIEAIKRVALVAERGAQVRLEFSEQGLRLTAGGDDAGRAEEWLEAEFQGEALTIAFNPGYLNDGLAALHSDRVTFGFTTPSRPAVMCPTAEEEPAVLDSGAFAALESKYIYLLMPVRLPG from the coding sequence ATGGAGCTTGCAAGCATGAAGTTTCGGGTCGCTCGCGAGGATTTCGCGGAATCCGTCGCCTGGGTGGCCCGTAGCCTGCCGTCGCGCCCGCCGGTGCCCGTACTCGGTGGCGTTCTGCTGGTGGCCGACGAGAGCGGGCTGACGGTCTCCGGATTCGACTACGAAGTCTCCGCGCAGATGCGAGTGGCGGCCGAGGTCGCCGGGCCCGGACAGGTGCTGGTCTCCGGCCGCCTGCTGGCCGACATCACCAAGGCCCTGCCGAACAAGCCCGTCGACGTCTCGGTGGACGGCACCCGCGTGCTGATCGCCTGTGGCAGTGCGAAGTTCTCGCTGCCGACCATGCCGGTCGAGGATTATCCCCAGCTGCCGGAGCTGCCGCCGCAGACCGGTGAGCTCGGTGTGGATGTGTTCTCCCAGGCCGTCGGCCAGGTCGCCGTCGCCGCCGGCCGCGACGACACGCTCCCCATGCTCACCGGCATCCGGGTCGAGCTCTCCGGCTCGCAGATCGTGCTCGCCGCCACCGACCGGTTCCGGCTCGCCGTGCGGCATCTGGAGTGGCAGCCCGGCCGTCCCGATGTGGAGACCGCGGTCCTGGTCCCGGCCCGCACCCTGTCCGAATCCGCGAAGACGCTCGGCGCCTCCGATCTGCCGGTGCAGCTGGCGTTCGGCACCGGCACCGACGGCCTGCTCGGCATCGTCAACGGCGGCCGCCGTACCACCACCCGCCTGCTCGACGCGGAATTCCCCAAGTTCCGCCAGTTGCTCCCCAAGGAGCACACCTCGATCGCGACCCTCCAGGTGAGTGCGTTGATCGAGGCCATCAAGCGTGTCGCCCTGGTCGCCGAGCGCGGCGCCCAGGTCCGGCTGGAGTTCTCCGAACAGGGCCTGCGGCTGACCGCCGGCGGTGACGACGCGGGCCGGGCCGAGGAATGGCTCGAGGCCGAGTTCCAGGGCGAGGCGCTGACCATCGCGTTCAACCCCGGTTACCTCAACGACGGCTTGGCGGCCCTGCATTCGGACCGGGTGACCTTCGGATTCACCACTCCCAGCCGCCCTGCGGTAATGTGCCCGACGGCCGAGGAGGAGCCGGCCGTACTCGACTCGGGGGCCTTCGCCGCGCTGGAGAGCAAGTACATCTACCTGCTGATGCCGGTGCGGCTGCCGGGCTGA
- the dnaA gene encoding chromosomal replication initiator protein DnaA: MDDEQNVLTAVWPEVVAELTTGSADGVIPPVSNAQKAWLGLVRPLTVAQGFALLSVPSSLAQEAIERDLREPILRSLARRLGPQVEGLGVRIAAPATPPVDRPAASPRHARLTSRPERPRETPREPVGYPAAPDYATPADYAPPRYHAPGDYATRPDYPQPAFPPQPVAGELPDDDEGGSMRPARRDLDLPPMRGGADAARQESLFAPEPTPPAPAVPVGRRPIEDQAEDDEPVVNVRNSWPTYFNKPPEPPQQAAAPSAASLNAKYTFETFVIGASNRFAHAAAVAIAEAPARAYNPLFVWGASGLGKTHLLHAAGHYAQRLFPGMRVKYVSTEEFTNDFINSLRDDRKVAFKRRYRETDILLVDDIQFIEGKEGIQEEFFHTFNTLHNANKQIVVSSDRPPKQLATLEERLRTRFEWGLITDVQPPELETRIAILRKKARMDRLDVPHDVLELIASRVERNIRELEGALIRVTAFASLNGQPLDLSLAEVVLRDLMPDTTTLEITASTIMAVTAEYFNTTLEELTGPGKARPLAQARQIAMYLCRELTDLSLPKIGQAFGRDHTTVMYAEKKVRKEMTERRRVYDQVQELTARIKQRSR, from the coding sequence GTGGACGACGAGCAGAACGTGTTGACCGCCGTCTGGCCCGAGGTGGTGGCCGAACTCACCACCGGCTCGGCCGATGGGGTCATCCCGCCGGTGAGCAACGCCCAGAAAGCCTGGTTGGGCCTGGTCAGGCCGCTGACCGTGGCCCAGGGTTTCGCGCTGCTGTCGGTGCCGTCGTCACTGGCCCAGGAGGCCATCGAACGCGATCTGCGCGAGCCGATTCTCCGTTCGCTGGCCCGCCGGCTCGGCCCCCAGGTGGAGGGACTCGGGGTCCGCATCGCCGCGCCGGCCACCCCGCCGGTCGATCGGCCGGCCGCCTCACCCCGCCACGCCCGGCTCACCTCCCGGCCCGAACGTCCCCGCGAAACCCCGCGCGAACCGGTGGGTTACCCGGCCGCCCCGGACTACGCCACCCCCGCCGACTATGCACCGCCGCGCTATCACGCCCCCGGTGACTACGCCACGCGCCCGGACTATCCCCAGCCCGCGTTCCCACCGCAACCGGTGGCCGGAGAATTGCCGGACGATGACGAGGGCGGGTCCATGCGGCCCGCCCGTCGTGACCTGGACCTGCCCCCGATGCGCGGGGGCGCGGATGCCGCCCGGCAGGAGTCGTTGTTCGCCCCGGAACCGACGCCGCCGGCCCCGGCGGTGCCGGTCGGCCGCCGCCCGATCGAGGATCAGGCCGAGGACGACGAGCCGGTGGTGAACGTCCGCAACTCGTGGCCGACCTATTTCAACAAGCCGCCGGAGCCGCCGCAGCAGGCGGCCGCGCCGTCGGCGGCGAGCCTGAACGCCAAATACACCTTCGAGACCTTCGTCATCGGGGCGTCCAACCGCTTCGCGCATGCCGCCGCGGTCGCCATCGCGGAGGCGCCGGCGCGTGCGTACAACCCGTTGTTCGTCTGGGGCGCTTCGGGTTTGGGTAAAACCCACTTATTACACGCGGCCGGTCACTACGCCCAGCGCCTGTTCCCGGGGATGCGCGTCAAGTACGTGTCCACCGAGGAGTTCACCAACGACTTCATCAACAGCCTCCGCGACGATCGGAAGGTCGCGTTCAAGCGCCGCTATCGCGAGACCGACATCCTGCTGGTCGACGACATCCAGTTCATCGAGGGTAAGGAAGGCATCCAGGAGGAGTTCTTCCACACCTTCAACACCCTGCACAACGCGAACAAGCAGATCGTCGTCTCCTCGGATCGGCCGCCGAAACAGCTCGCCACCCTGGAGGAGCGGTTACGCACCCGGTTCGAATGGGGGCTGATCACCGATGTGCAGCCGCCGGAGCTCGAGACCCGGATCGCCATCCTGCGCAAGAAGGCCCGGATGGACCGGCTGGACGTGCCGCACGACGTGCTGGAACTCATCGCCAGCCGGGTCGAGCGCAACATCCGGGAGCTGGAGGGTGCGCTCATCCGCGTCACCGCCTTCGCCTCGCTGAACGGTCAGCCGCTGGATCTGTCGCTGGCGGAGGTGGTGCTGCGGGATCTGATGCCGGACACCACCACGCTGGAGATCACCGCGTCGACGATCATGGCCGTCACCGCGGAGTACTTCAACACCACGCTCGAGGAGCTGACCGGCCCAGGTAAGGCGCGGCCGCTGGCCCAGGCCCGGCAGATCGCGATGTACCTGTGCCGGGAGCTCACCGATCTGTCGCTGCCGAAGATCGGGCAGGCGTTCGGCCGCGACCACACCACGGTGATGTACGCGGAGAAGAAGGTACGCAAGGAGATGACCGAGCGGCGCCGCGTGTACGACCAGGTTCAGGAACTCACAGCCCGAATCAAACAGCGTTCCCGCTGA
- the rpmH gene encoding 50S ribosomal protein L34 has protein sequence MAKGKRTFQPNNRRRARVHGFRLRMRTRAGRAIVSARRGKGRAKLTA, from the coding sequence GTGGCCAAGGGCAAGCGGACGTTCCAGCCGAACAACCGTCGTCGTGCACGGGTTCACGGATTCCGTCTCCGGATGCGCACCCGTGCGGGCCGCGCCATCGTTTCGGCGCGCCGCGGCAAGGGCCGCGCCAAGCTCACGGCCTGA
- the yidD gene encoding membrane protein insertion efficiency factor YidD — translation MTGFRMVARLPVNLLIFLIELYRTYVSPTRMPVCRFTPTCSEYAVTALRTRGLFVGLGLTAVRLAKCAPWHPGGWDPVPESKRHRAAAPVADAAVSVPAENRSADDKPWNRSPHAVTGDTTDGST, via the coding sequence ATGACCGGATTCCGGATGGTGGCCCGGCTGCCCGTGAATCTGCTGATCTTTCTCATCGAGCTGTACCGGACCTACGTCTCCCCCACTCGCATGCCGGTGTGCCGGTTCACCCCCACCTGTAGCGAGTACGCGGTGACCGCGCTGCGCACCCGAGGACTGTTCGTCGGCCTCGGATTGACGGCCGTCCGATTGGCCAAGTGCGCGCCCTGGCACCCTGGTGGGTGGGACCCCGTTCCGGAGTCGAAGCGGCACCGCGCAGCCGCCCCGGTTGCGGATGCGGCCGTCAGCGTTCCGGCCGAGAACAGGTCGGCCGACGACAAGCCTTGGAATAGGTCTCCGCATGCGGTGACCGGCGACACGACCGACGGGAGTACATAG